The Hyphomonas sediminis genome contains a region encoding:
- a CDS encoding response regulator transcription factor produces the protein MRVLLVEDEPLISEDISTALTDSGFMVDLARDGEDAWFKGDTESYDAVILDLGLPRMDGLSVLKRWRAAGMITPILILSARGSWMERVDGIEAGADDYLPKPFEMAELIVRLRALIRRSAGMAQPILQAGDLLVDTRRMTIAYAGQPVRVTPLEFRLVDYLVHNMNRTVSAGELSEHLHGVEDTGDTNAIEAIVSRLRRKLGPGVINTRRGFGYIIEAGA, from the coding sequence ATGCGGGTTCTCCTGGTCGAAGATGAACCCTTGATTTCAGAGGATATTTCCACCGCCCTCACCGATTCTGGCTTCATGGTGGACCTCGCCCGCGACGGCGAAGACGCCTGGTTCAAGGGGGATACGGAAAGCTATGACGCCGTGATCCTGGACCTCGGCCTCCCCCGTATGGATGGCCTCTCCGTCCTCAAACGCTGGCGCGCCGCCGGAATGATTACGCCCATCCTCATCCTCTCCGCCCGCGGAAGCTGGATGGAACGCGTCGACGGCATAGAAGCCGGCGCAGATGATTACCTTCCAAAACCCTTTGAAATGGCTGAACTTATCGTTCGCCTCCGCGCGCTCATCCGCCGCTCCGCCGGTATGGCCCAGCCCATTCTCCAGGCCGGCGACCTTCTCGTCGACACTCGCCGCATGACCATCGCCTATGCTGGCCAGCCCGTTCGCGTCACCCCGCTGGAATTCCGCCTGGTGGACTATCTCGTCCACAACATGAACCGCACTGTCTCCGCCGGGGAACTCTCCGAACACCTCCACGGCGTTGAAGATACCGGCGACACCAATGCCATCGAGGCCATCGTCTCCCGCCTCCGCCGCAAGCTCGGTCCTGGTGTAATCAATACACGGCGCGGCTTTGGCTACATCATCGAAGCAGGCGCGTGA